A genome region from Anastrepha obliqua isolate idAnaObli1 chromosome 4, idAnaObli1_1.0, whole genome shotgun sequence includes the following:
- the LOC129245508 gene encoding diacylglycerol kinase epsilon: MNIQLTSFELSSEALIGSLLALCALFVFCRSLLVEDVICIPGKTKHSWKSIKILEKACYCNSCEVLLTPSAGLFCDCCGICTHNANICTKKIDITNRCKDKWLRNEKSMRHLWVRGNLPLAVICAACSDEIDYHATAGLYGWRCAWCQRCYHNNCYKHIDTRAECDLGEFRDMIFPPYCIVAARTRESVRLHLAGIKPPSIEGWEPLIVIANTKSGSNTSSDVVSLLRGFLHPLQVMELGTRGPQDAMQWAAKASPRPCRLLVAGGDGTVGWVLNTIYALNIKPMPSVAIIPLGTGNDLSRVMGWGPEPPSILDPITILRNIKQARSVNLDRFDLQIERLHYRLPIQRHPIKTIHVYNYFSIGVDALVTYNFHKTRESRFYVLSSRIFNKLIYFGFGTQQIVQRDCERIEQKLDIYLDGHLVDLPELQSIIFLNIDSWGAGCKLCDLSNSDAKTKIYNSISDGMMEVFGLVSSFHMAQLQCGISKPVRIGQAKQIRIVVRATCPMQSDGEPWMQAPADIRLQSRSQVRMLRFES, encoded by the exons ATGAATATACAACTCACCAGCTTTGAATTAAGTTCGGAGGCATTAATTGGATCATTATTGGCATTATGCGCATTATTCGTTTTTTGTCGCAGTTTATTGGTGGAAGACGTTATTTGCATACCAGGGAAAACTAAACATAGCTGGAAGTCTATCAAAATCCTGGAAAAG GCTTGTTACTGCAATTCTTGCGAAGTCCTTCTAACCCCTTCGGCTGGTCTGTTTTGTGATTGCTGTGGCATTTGTACCCATAACGCTAACATTTGTACCAAAAAAATAGATATCACTAATCGTTGCAAAGATAAATGGCTGCGAAATGAAAAATCTATGCGCCATCTATGGGTTCGTGGCAATTTGCCTTTGGCGGTGATTTGCGCTGCCTGTAGCGACGAAATCGATTACCATGCTACTGCGGGCCTCTATGGTTGGAGGTGTGCATGGTGTCAACGCTGTTACCATAACAACTGCTACAAACATATAGATACTCGTGCAGAATGTGATCTAGGTGAATTCCGGGACATGATTTTTCCACCATATTGCATTGTTGCTGCACGTACGCGTGAGTCGGTAAGATTGCACTTAGCTGGCATCAAACCACCAAGCATTGAAGGATGGGAGCCTCTAATAGTTATTGCCAATACAAAATCTGGGAGCAATACAAGTTCGGATGTGGTATCTTTGCTTCGCGGTTTTCTCCATCCTCTCCAAGTAATGGAATTGGGTACTCGGGGACCCCAAGATGCCATGCAATGGGCAGCAAAGGCCAGTCCACGGCCTTGCCGATTGTTGGTAGCGGGTGGCGACGGAACAGTGGGTTGGgtgctaaatacaatatacgcACTCAATATAAAG CCTATGCCCTCAGTTGCCATAATACCACTGGGTACGGGTAACGATCTTTCACGTGTGATGGGTTGGGGACCGGAACCGCCTTCAATTTTAGATCCAATTACAATACTTAGGAAT aTAAAACAGGCGCGCTCTGTTAATTTGGATCGTTTCGATTTACAAATTGAGAGACTGCATTATCGCCTGCCTATTCAACGACATCCGATCAAAACGATACATGTCTATAACTATTTTAGCATTGGAGTGGATGCGCTGGTCACatataattttcacaaaactcGTGAATCTAGATTTTACGTACTAAGTAGTCGTATTTTTAATAAG ctAATTTATTTCGGTTTCGGCACGCAACAAATTGTTCAACGCGATTGTGAGCGTATTGAACAGAAATTGGACATATATTTGGACGGTCACCTTGTAGATCTGCCTGAATTGCAATCGATTATCTTCCTTAATATTGATTCATGGGGAGCTGGCTGTAAACTATGTG ATCTTAGTAACTCAGATGCAAAGACGAAGATATATAACTCTATTTCGGATGGTATGATGGAGGTTTTTGGACTTGTGTCTTCTTTTCACATGGCACAATTACAGTGCGGCATTAGCAAACCGGTGCGCATTGGCCAAGCCAAGCAAATACGA ATTGTTGTTAGGGCTACCTGTCCCATGCAATCTGATGGCGAGCCTTGGATGCAAGCTCCGGCCGACATACGCTTACAGTCACGCAGCCAAGTACGTATGCTTAGGTTTGAAAGCTAG
- the LOC129245592 gene encoding zinc carboxypeptidase isoform X1, producing the protein MLWPRKPQVVSGFLLLIITIADMSAEGSISPDNKIGECAVPTAEAGESLVYFGTDKLSHVHEDLARYDHYRVYNVELDTDQHVDIFQKMEQQSDSLTFMGHAREIGQKLTILVAAHKVADFADLLKTYGVKHRILTFNFQEKIDRNIKEVLPADTAASALDWRHFFHLKTIYAWLEYMVDQYPKDLSLIEMGNSTQGVPIKGLKLSRNASNKAIFIESGIHAREWIAPAVATYLINELLTSKEEAVQTLANNYNWIVFPSVNPDGYKYTFEHDRMWRKNRQLFGICRGVDLNRNYPDHWNTTGASGDPCRYDYSGPSEGSEIETKRLTDFLQAHVDKEQIRTYIALHSYSQMIMFPYGYTKKHVSNYDDLQEFGRNAVGRIRELTGRNYTSGSIIETIYPSSGGSMDWAYSKMNIPIAYTFELRGPPDSSDMFILPANEIEPTAQEAFVAIRTIIEGATKKGYFN; encoded by the exons ATGCTGTGGCCACGAAAGCCACAGGTCGTAAGCGGCTTCTTATTGTTGATCATTACGATTGCAGACATGTCGGCGGAAGGTAGTATCAGCCCGGATAATAAAATCGGAGAATGTGCTGTTCCTACAGCAGAAGCTGGGGAATCCCTAGTGTACTTTGGAACCGATAAACTTTCGCATGTACACGAGGATCTAGCTCGGTATGACCACTACCGTGTATACAATGTTGAGCTGGATACAGATCAGCACGTcgacattttccaaaaaatggaGCAGCAGAGTGATAGTTTAACTTTTATGGGGCATGCGCGTGAAATTGGCCAGAAACTGACCATTTTGGTAGCCGCGCATAAAGTGGCTGATTTTGCAGATTTGCTGAAGACGTACGGGGTAAAGCATCGCATATTG ACATTTAACTTCCAGGAGAAAATCGACCGCAATATTAAAGAAGTTCTGCCCGCTGACACCGCAGCTTCCGCGCTCGACTGGCGACACTTCTTCCATTTGAAAACTATTTATGCGTGGTTGGAATATATGGTAGATCAATATCCCAAAGATTTGTCCTTAATTGAAATGGGCAACAGTACGCAAGGTGTCCCCATTAAGGGTTTAAAACTATCACGAAACGCTTCCAACAAAGCCATTTTCATAGAGAGTGGCATCCATGCACGCGAATGGATTGCACCCGCCGTAGCTACATACCTTATCAACGAGCTGCTAACCTCTAAGGAAGAAGCAGTGCAAACGTTAGCAAACAACTACAACTGGATTGTATTTCCTTCTGTAAACCCAGACGGCTATAAATATACATTCGAACATGACCGTATGTGGCGTAAAAATCGGCAATTATTTGGCATATGCCGTGGTGTTGACTTGAATCGCAACTATCCGGATCACTGGAATACCACCGGTGCTAGTGGAGACCCATGCCGTTATGATTACTCTGGTCCAAGTGAAGGTAGTGAAATTGAAACTAAGCGTTTGACAGATTTCCTTCAGGCACACGTGGATAAGGAGCAAATTAGAACATATATAGCATTGCATTCCTATTCACAAATGATTATGTTCCCATATGGCTACACTAAAAAACACGTATCCAACTATGATGATTTACAAGAGTTTGGTCGTAATGCTGTCGGGCGTATACGAGAATTAACTGGTCGTAATTATACCAGCGGTAGTATAATTGAAACGATTTATCCCTCAAGTGGCGGCAGCATGGACTGGGCTTACAGCAAAATGAATATACCAATTGCATACACTTTCGAGTTGAGAGGCCCACCAGATAGTTCGGACATGTTTATATTACCTGCCAATGAGATTGAGCCTACGGCTCAAGAAGCGTTCGTTGCCATTAGAACAATCATAGAAGGAGCCACAAAGAAGGGTtacttcaattaa
- the LOC129245592 gene encoding zinc carboxypeptidase isoform X2: protein MSAEGSISPDNKIGECAVPTAEAGESLVYFGTDKLSHVHEDLARYDHYRVYNVELDTDQHVDIFQKMEQQSDSLTFMGHAREIGQKLTILVAAHKVADFADLLKTYGVKHRILTFNFQEKIDRNIKEVLPADTAASALDWRHFFHLKTIYAWLEYMVDQYPKDLSLIEMGNSTQGVPIKGLKLSRNASNKAIFIESGIHAREWIAPAVATYLINELLTSKEEAVQTLANNYNWIVFPSVNPDGYKYTFEHDRMWRKNRQLFGICRGVDLNRNYPDHWNTTGASGDPCRYDYSGPSEGSEIETKRLTDFLQAHVDKEQIRTYIALHSYSQMIMFPYGYTKKHVSNYDDLQEFGRNAVGRIRELTGRNYTSGSIIETIYPSSGGSMDWAYSKMNIPIAYTFELRGPPDSSDMFILPANEIEPTAQEAFVAIRTIIEGATKKGYFN, encoded by the exons ATGTCGGCGGAAGGTAGTATCAGCCCGGATAATAAAATCGGAGAATGTGCTGTTCCTACAGCAGAAGCTGGGGAATCCCTAGTGTACTTTGGAACCGATAAACTTTCGCATGTACACGAGGATCTAGCTCGGTATGACCACTACCGTGTATACAATGTTGAGCTGGATACAGATCAGCACGTcgacattttccaaaaaatggaGCAGCAGAGTGATAGTTTAACTTTTATGGGGCATGCGCGTGAAATTGGCCAGAAACTGACCATTTTGGTAGCCGCGCATAAAGTGGCTGATTTTGCAGATTTGCTGAAGACGTACGGGGTAAAGCATCGCATATTG ACATTTAACTTCCAGGAGAAAATCGACCGCAATATTAAAGAAGTTCTGCCCGCTGACACCGCAGCTTCCGCGCTCGACTGGCGACACTTCTTCCATTTGAAAACTATTTATGCGTGGTTGGAATATATGGTAGATCAATATCCCAAAGATTTGTCCTTAATTGAAATGGGCAACAGTACGCAAGGTGTCCCCATTAAGGGTTTAAAACTATCACGAAACGCTTCCAACAAAGCCATTTTCATAGAGAGTGGCATCCATGCACGCGAATGGATTGCACCCGCCGTAGCTACATACCTTATCAACGAGCTGCTAACCTCTAAGGAAGAAGCAGTGCAAACGTTAGCAAACAACTACAACTGGATTGTATTTCCTTCTGTAAACCCAGACGGCTATAAATATACATTCGAACATGACCGTATGTGGCGTAAAAATCGGCAATTATTTGGCATATGCCGTGGTGTTGACTTGAATCGCAACTATCCGGATCACTGGAATACCACCGGTGCTAGTGGAGACCCATGCCGTTATGATTACTCTGGTCCAAGTGAAGGTAGTGAAATTGAAACTAAGCGTTTGACAGATTTCCTTCAGGCACACGTGGATAAGGAGCAAATTAGAACATATATAGCATTGCATTCCTATTCACAAATGATTATGTTCCCATATGGCTACACTAAAAAACACGTATCCAACTATGATGATTTACAAGAGTTTGGTCGTAATGCTGTCGGGCGTATACGAGAATTAACTGGTCGTAATTATACCAGCGGTAGTATAATTGAAACGATTTATCCCTCAAGTGGCGGCAGCATGGACTGGGCTTACAGCAAAATGAATATACCAATTGCATACACTTTCGAGTTGAGAGGCCCACCAGATAGTTCGGACATGTTTATATTACCTGCCAATGAGATTGAGCCTACGGCTCAAGAAGCGTTCGTTGCCATTAGAACAATCATAGAAGGAGCCACAAAGAAGGGTtacttcaattaa
- the LOC129243931 gene encoding dolichyl-diphosphooligosaccharide--protein glycosyltransferase subunit 2 has translation MYKLVLIYATLALSWSSITFGARTVPGHLSQNDLHRLERVFADGLTSNDLQAIYYSTLNVQMNDAKESTKLCSKIRTLHQESKLNAYEKDFYLIGSGKNLNCKDKLSETVLANVYSSLKSELSSSQEIYFRVATNKLLGVLVDEQSTDKLLKTLHDLLKKDDSIVSLGYAFNVASELGTGAAFVADRVEDAVVQADEVDGKMLQFEGGLSITALVVNGIFRVSNIFNKPTPINAEQAVKFATYFLNRRSVQTAKGAHVLIEALKTLGGAGKIAPICIQLIGNGQLQADNPVLNVAVVDLLGKAVASAPQNIYGKILLKKDNTVLAEKVQLISKSSDKTIFAAQLSNYKPTRGIYLAEINADNTYTQTLQFKVLGRVKVHSLELGVAESDASSSVKKQNVIYPQTLPDTLKADSTQKLVLKSVLIDEGTTKVITVHQAFVRLSNVDTNEEIIFVAEQDSNKAYKFDMDVGAHGAEFGYKSGQYELYLIIGDASISNSFQWHVANVQLKFAHESEISKKQAIRSTLPEIEHMFRPPEKRPPRFVSDVFTGLCLTPLVLLFIFWGKLGINVSNFSLSPSTIGFHAGLGGILALFGVFWLSLNMFQTLRLLIPIAIFTFLCGNRLLRRIHAQRIMKSPSTLTTSAAFT, from the exons ATGTACAAATTGG tactaATATACGCTACGTTAGCGTTGTCTTGGAGTTCGATAACATTTGGAGCGCGAACGGTGCCGGGGCACCTAAGTCAAAATGACCTCCACCGTTTGGAACGTGTATTTGCCGATGGTTTAACGTCGAATGACCTGCAAGCTATTTACTATTCTACACTAAATGTACAAATGAATGACGCAAAGGAATCGACGAAATTGTGTTCGAAAATACGTACACTTCATCAGGAATCTAAATTAAAT GCTTATGAGAAAGATTTTTACCTTATTGGTTCTGGTAAAAATCTGAATTGTAAAGATAAGTTATCGGAGACAGTATTGGCGAATGTGTAtagttctttaaagtccgaacTGAGTTCATCCCAGGAAATATATTTCCGTGTCGCTACCAACAAGCTTCTGGGAGTTCTGGTTGATGAACAAAGTACtgataaacttttaaaaactcTGCACGACTTGTTAAAGAAAGATGATTCAATAGTTAGCCTTGGATATGCTTTCAATGTTGCAAGTGAATTAGGTACTGGTGCAGCATTTGTTGCAGATCGTGTCGAAGATGCAGTTGTGCAAGCCGACGAAGTCGATGGAAAGATGCTTCAATTCGAAGGGGGCCTCAGCATTACCGCTTTAGTCGTGAATGGTATATTCCGAgtatcaaatattttcaacaaaccaACACCCATAAATGCGGAGCAAGCTGTGAAGTTTGCTACATATTTTCTCAACAGAAGGTCTGTACAAACAGCAAAGGGCGCACATGTACttattgaggccctgaaaacaTTGGGTGGCGCCGGAAAAATTGCACCGATCTGTATTCAATTGATTGGAAATGGTCAATTACAGGCTGACAATCCAGTATTGAATGTGGCCGTCGTCGATTTATTAGGCAAGGCAGTAGCAAGTGCACCACAAAATATATACGGAAAAATACTGCTTAAAAAAGATAATACGGTTTTAGCTGAAAAAGTGCAGCTGATATCGAAATCATCGGATAAAACTATTTTCGCGGCTCAGCTTTCGAATTACAAGCCAACGCGAGGCATATATTTGGCAGAAATTAACGCAGACAACACTTACACACAAACACTACAATTCAAGGTACTCGGGCGAGTAAAAGTGCATTCGTTGGAACTTGGTGTAGCTGAATCAGATGCGAGCTCgtcagtaaaaaaacaaaatgttatatATCCACAAACTCTGCCGGATACGCTAAAAGCAGATTCCACTCAAAAACTCGTACTGAAGTCTGTACTCATCGATGAGGGCACAACGAAG GTCATAACAGTTCATCAGGCCTTCGTACGCCTCTCCAATGTTGATACAAATGAGGAAATAATTTTCGTCGCTGAACAAGACAGTAATAAAGCTTACAAGTTTGATATGGATGTTGGCGCGCATGGGGCCGAATTTGGCTACAAGTCGGGACAATACGAACTCTATTTGATTATTGGTGATGCttcaatttcaaattcattCCAATGGCACGTAGCGAACGTTCAATTGAAATTTGCACACGAATCtg AGATATCAAAGAAGCAGGCGATCCGTAGTACGCTGCCCGAAATAGAGCATATGTTCCGTCCACCAGAAAAACGTCCCCCCCGTTTTGTCTCGGATGTTTTCACCGGTTTATGCTTAACTCCTCTGGTGTTGCTATTTATTTTCTGGGGCAAACTGGGAATCAACGTCTCTAACTTTTCGTTGTCACCTAGTACAATTGGCTTTCATGCAGGATTAGGTGGTATTTTGGCGCTTTTTGGAgttttttggctgagtttaaatATGTTCCAAACACTACGCTTGCTTATCCCTATAGCAATATTTACATTCCTATGCGGAAATCGGCTTTTGCGGCGTATACATGCCCAACGTATAATGAAGTCACCGTCAACTTTAACCACCAGTGCAGCATTCACTTAA
- the LOC129244558 gene encoding prenylated Rab acceptor protein 1, which produces MDEVKVDISGEMNAPKDQQRSQFDFSSLTNFQKIPSPLEIIQLTRKYIRPWSEFMNTANFKTAASMPRLTSRFFRNITYFQSNYIFIFVILMIYCLITSPLILLVLAVVAFVSHRIRKAKTPVNIFGHQLSTNHQIIAVNIASMPILLIAGAGAALFWTLGASCFVISLHAIFYNIDAIVTEENEGFLAEVV; this is translated from the exons atggaTGAAGTTAAAGTGGATATCAGTGGAGAAATGAATGCTCCAAAAGATCAACAAAGATCTCAGTTTGATTTTAGCAG TCTCACAAACTTCCAAAAGATACCAAGCCCATTGGAGATTATACAGCTAACACGTAAATACATACGACCATGGTCTGAGTTTATGAACACAGCTAATTTCAAGACTGCAGCAAGTATGCCACGTTTGACGAGTCGTTTTTTTCGCAACATCACCTACTTCCAAAGCAAttacattttcatatttgtaaTATTGATGATATACTGTCT CATTACCTCACCACTGATTTTGCTGGTTTTGGCGGTAGTGGCGTTCGTAAGTCATAGAATTAGGAAGGCTAAAACACCTGTTAATATTTTTGGACACCAATTATCAACCAATCATCAAATAATAGCTGTGAACATTGCTTCCATGCCGATACTTTTAATAGCAGGAGCGGGCGCGGCACTATTCTGGACACTGG GAGCTTCTTGCTTTGTGATCTCATTACATGCCATATTCTACAATATTGATGCAATCGTAACTGAAGAAAATGAGGGATTCCTAGCAGAAGTTGTATAA
- the LOC129245126 gene encoding DNA ligase 1 isoform X2, producing the protein MTGTACFLFLLHLICMTSGLQAQRSPYSLQAAVDELHRREAAKYPLNAPPSQQHYLTGALGTAVEQDYWDDESEPISAFRERDAQATPVDGMTTPEHSELTEQFLREIEEAQEREREERYKDALRNLWEKYQQQENEIEDDLFEQKKRMRMPPYYMLMQKKRSYPVLPWLPYTERRKRFPVAKRSTKHAPNENINLGKTDDKVAEELSELFGSSVSSTSDEKKKRSTDEQTQTSSTLAPGITSTTSNDILLEIPSKKNNATETAIITVPSIDPHEHRQHEHRSEHAHSGHAQKEQKHSKRSDHHVSHESHEDEEGSESEEHEDDEGEEEDEEEFEEEEIEERKKKRDLRAAKLLNLELFRGEHVPSSHFNIQRQKKSIDWSKYFGIDRKKKAIKLENTGIDIKKRSTINDDADQKDQDKMKRELDPTKLDKMDRKLQSIENFIIDETIKYTGAHEGIANIDEIRRLKDHVLSRLATAYSLEKMRRALEKLRQTVEAENHLLRNVIEPDDLSENELDKRLSVKKEQAPLNELENIDLPTDNEKTNGILSNAMMSTNSAESTNKIAESNGKEEFEQVKKHKKKRNGYLRYPELPNEFRNVDEDIETGRYESLNDAYLGNKNYIIGSHQCPLIESIIERCRGVDLLSGDINQEFLPICGEHQICYLCSTSQVACDYQYLTEADSICGNNNDCQAAARSILMILRGTLSPQLGPRECMKNSCLHSAMREIGL; encoded by the exons AATCAGAACCTATCTCGGCATTTCGTGAACGTGACGCTCAAGCTACTCCCGTAGATGGCATGACTACTCCCGAGCATTCTGAATTGACTGAGCAGTTCTTACGCGAAATCGAAGAGGCACAGGAACGAGAACGCGAAGAGCGCTACAAAGATGCCTTGCGCAATCTTTGGGAAAAGTATCAACAGcaggaaaatgaaatagaagaTGATTTGTTTGAGCAAAAAAAACGCATGCGAATGCCTCCCTACTATATGTTGATGCAGAAGAAACGCTCATATCCCGTCCTTCCGTGGCTCCCATATACAGAACGTAGAAAACGTTTTCCGGTCGCGAAACGTTCAACCAAACACGCGCCCAACGAGAATATAAATTTAGGAAAGACCGATGATAAGGTAGCTGAAGAGTTGAGTGAGCTATTTGGTTCATCCGTGTCCTCTACAAGTGATGAAAAGAAGAAGCGCTCAACTGATGAACAAACACAGACTTCTTCAACACTCGCTCCCGGTATAACATCGACTACTTCAAATGATATCTTACTGGAGATACCGTCTAAGAAAAATAATGCTACTGAGACTGCTATAATTACTGTTCCATCGATAGATCCACACGAGCACCGTCAGCATGAGCACAGATCCGAGCATGCCCATAGTGGACATGCacaaaaagaacaaaagcaTAGTAAACGCAGCGATCATCATGTTTCACACGAAAGTCATGAGGATGAAGAAGGCTCCGAATCCGAGGAGCATGAAGACGATGAaggtgaagaggaggatgaagaag AATTCGAGGAAGAAGAGATCGAAGAACGTAAAAAGAAGCGTGATTTGAGAGCAGCGAAGCTCTTAAATCTGGAATTATTTCGAGGCGAACATGTTCCATCCTCCCACTTCAATATTCAGCGACAAAAGAAATCCATCGATTGgtcaaaatattttggcatagaTAGAAAGAAGAAGGCTATAAAATTAGAGAATACAGG CATTGACATAAAAAAGCGTAGCACTATCAATGACGATGCCGACCAAAAAGATCAGGATAAAATGAAACGTGAATTAGACCCAACGAAATTAGACAAAATGGATAGAAAATTGCAATCCATCGAGAACTTTATTATCGATGAAACTATTAAATACACAGGAGCGCATGAGG GAATCGCAAATATCGATGAAATACGACGCCTGAAGGACCATGTACTCTCTCGATTAGCTACGGCTTATAGTTTGGAGAAAATGCGTCGCGCATTGGAGAAATTACGACAAACCGTGGAAGCTGAGAATCATTTACTACGTAATGTAATTGAGCCAGATGATCTTAGCGAAAATGAGCTTGACAAACGTTTATCTGTGAAGAAGGAGCAGGCACCCTTGaatgaattggaaaatattga TTTACCCACGGACAATGAGAAAACTAATGGTATCCTTTCGAACGCCATGATGAGCACCAACTCGGCTGAATCGACCAATAAAATTGCCGAATCGAACGGTAAAGAGGAATTTGAACaagtaaaaaaacacaaaaaaaagcgcAATGGATATTTGCGTTATCCAGAATTGCCAAATGAATTCAGGAATGTGGACGAGGATATCGAAACCGGCCGTTATGAGTCATTGAACGACGCATATCTAGGCAATAAGAATTATATTATTGGCTCACATCAATGTCCCTTAATTGAATCGATTATTGAACGTTGCCGTGGTGTAGACCTTCTAAGTGGGGATATAAATCAAGAATTTCTGCCTATTTGTGGCGAACACCAGATTTGTTATTTATGT AGCACTTCACAAGTGGCTTGTGACTATCAGTATTTGACTGAGGCTGATTCCATTTGTGGTAACAACAATGATTGCCAAGCAGCAGCACGTTCCATATTAATGATATTGCGTGGAACGCTCAGCCCACAACTCGGACCTAGAGAGTGTATGAAGAATTCGTGTCTACACAGTGCCATGCGAGAAATCGGACtataa